One Cryobacterium roopkundense genomic region harbors:
- a CDS encoding GAF and ANTAR domain-containing protein, which produces MKSKKHDVLLSTAFVEIADRLVSKYDTFDVLRTLVDHCVALLDVTAAGIVLADKFGDLQVLASTSEASQHVELLQHRAGAGPCVDAYRYGRVITLSDIKAEGDRYPAFRAAALSQGFQSVHAIPMRVRPDTIGALNLFRNDTGSLTVEDARIGQALADMATVSILYERTVREDAAMKEQLERAVGSRALIEEAEGIIAQRHNVDLDEAFRILRAYSHAQEQTLHMSAAQIITNRSLV; this is translated from the coding sequence ATGAAAAGCAAGAAACATGATGTGCTGTTGAGCACGGCTTTCGTAGAAATTGCTGATCGTTTGGTGTCGAAGTACGACACGTTTGATGTGCTGCGAACCCTTGTCGATCATTGCGTTGCGTTGCTTGATGTCACCGCGGCAGGGATCGTGTTGGCGGACAAATTCGGGGACCTGCAGGTTTTGGCTTCCACGAGTGAGGCGAGCCAGCACGTGGAGTTGTTGCAGCACCGAGCCGGGGCTGGTCCGTGCGTTGATGCGTATCGCTACGGCAGGGTCATCACGTTGAGTGATATCAAGGCGGAGGGCGACAGATACCCTGCCTTTCGAGCGGCGGCGTTGTCTCAGGGGTTCCAGTCTGTTCATGCCATTCCGATGCGGGTTCGTCCCGACACCATCGGGGCGCTGAATCTCTTTCGAAATGACACGGGCTCGTTGACTGTGGAAGACGCGAGGATAGGTCAGGCTCTGGCCGACATGGCGACTGTCAGCATTCTCTACGAGCGAACCGTACGAGAAGATGCCGCGATGAAGGAACAGTTGGAGCGGGCCGTGGGTAGTCGTGCCTTGATTGAGGAGGCCGAGGGCATCATCGCCCAGCGTCACAACGTCGATTTGGATGAAGCTTTCAGGATTCTTCGCGCCTACTCTCATGCACAGGAGCAGACGCTGCACATGAGCGCTGCACAGATCATCACCAACCGCAGTCTGGTCTAG